The Juglans regia cultivar Chandler chromosome 1, Walnut 2.0, whole genome shotgun sequence nucleotide sequence TTTTTTGCATTGTTCTATGCCTTATAACCTATTTTGGACTTTGGTTTGGGTTTTATTGACTTACTTAATTGGTTGGGTGTGCAAAAGGATTTGGTCCTTATTGGTTGATGTGGCAGCCCCACCCACAAGTGTTGGCAGCCCCAAAATCATgtgtcagaacatgttatctgcattgttttgtgttttcttgGCTCCATTAAATCATTGCGGTGCTTTATTTGCTAGTTGGATTTTGTTTCCCTTTTGGCTATGATGATGATAAAGTTGAGTGgagataaagaaaaatgggCACAAACTCCATGTCAAGGTAACACAGATGGCCAATATCTATGTGAAAACTCATAATATTGGCAACTGATTGCTGCAACCATAAGTTATTGCCCCTACCTCTATGTCACCATTATTTTCCTAAGCTGATTTGCAAAATGCTTTCACCAttgattttaagtttctaaCATACCTAAATTCCTTCATTGTCTACGATTTTATAAAGATAGACTCACAAGAGTATAGAAATATATTCTTCACGAATCTCCTAAATCAGGACCCTAACAATGATCACTCTTCCTTGAGTCAAACACAACAAAGTCCAGTGTTGGTGGAAGACTCTCCACCCCCACACCAAGTAAAGGTTCTTAccacaaaaaaatcacaaaggGGTGCCAACTTCACACAAGAGGAGGACAAACTACTTATCTGGGCATGGTTAAATAGTAGCTTAGATACAATCCAAGGGACACTTAAAAAACACAACCAACTTTGggagaaaatttttttatacttcaaTCAGTGTAAACAAAGTATAACATCAGACCATTGGCTCCTTAATGCATCAGCGGATGGCGATTCAAAAAGTGACCAATAAATTCTGTGTGAAGCTAGGCCAAGTCGAAGGGTTAAATTAAAGTGACATGATCGAGTAAGATAAGGTATATCCTTCCACTACTTTCAAGCTCTTGTACGTGCTGCTTTATTAAACTTTTGGATAAAAGGTGGCcctaattattttctatttctttgtattttgcATATTTCACAAAGCAAAGCTTATGTACCATTTATTGGAGAAAGACCAATTTTCATTCGAGTATTGTTGGTATTTGTTAAAGGACCAATCAAAATGGATTGAGCATTGCTCCAAGAATGGTCCAAAGCGAAGATCCACGATATCGCTAACCCCAACTAGTATTTCTATTGCTCTAGAAATAAAGGAGCGGATCATGTTGATGGATGTCACTACCTTACTTGAAATACAATGCACATATTTCTAGCAACATTAAATAGAAATTGAGGCAAAACATAATGCAAATGAACAATGATAGTTTGTTTTGTTACGATTTTATGTAATTGATTTAATCTATCCCCATAGTTTTCACCAATAGCAAGCATTGGTTAATTTGTATCGCTTTAACTTCTTCTATTGAGAATTTAGATTTGAGGACATTGTCTGTGATATTGGacaatgtttgttttgttggaaATATGGTAAACTTGGTTTTGGATAGAAATGTGGTAAACAGgtattcatttgaaaatattagccCAAATCTTGTTGTGATAACTTTTATTAAGGAATTGAAATTGTACATGGGAATGTAAAAACCAAACTGACAACAAATATTAAACTAGCTAgttaattttctaaatttggatATATAATTGCCATTAATGCTCAATTAGATTCGATTGGAGCTGATGTGTCTTTAATTTGATGATGACGTTGAACGGACTCCATAAGTTCAATTGTAGGATTGTGCGATAGTTCAGGAGGATTATCATCAACTTATTCGCACTCAAAGTCAGGAAACCCATTATTATCTCGCTCATCTTCAATAAtcatgttatataaaattatgcatgctttcacaatattttttagatcacTAATTTTGAACATTCGAGCTAGTCCACGAACAATTGCAAGCGTTGTTGAAGGACTCCAAATGCACGTTCTATATCCTTTCTTGTTGATTCATGTGCTGctgcaaaatatttattcttgttCCCTTATGGAGATGGAATCGTCTTCATAAATGCTTACCACTTTGGATAGATACCATCGACAAGGTAGTACCCCATGGTGTAGTGATTACTAGTAATTGAGTAATTAATTGGAGGAGCACGCCCTTGGGTGAGCtcagtgaaaataaaatatctctcTAGTACATTGATATCATTATGAGAACTGGGTAAtccaaaaaatgcatgtcatatccaaagatcatatgATGTCACTGATTCTAAtataatagttggttcacgaTTGTGACCAGAGTACATAGTTTTCATACAGCcggacaattttttttactttcagtGTATGCAGTCAATGCTTCCTAGTATCATTAGAAATCCACATTGTTTACCAACAACGAGAGCAATCAAGCAATATTATTGACATTTGGAGTCCTCAAATATTCATTAGAAAAAACATTTACGACCGCTTTCACAAACTTTTTCAAGCTCTCCATTGCGGAGTGATGCTTTCTCTAATCTGTatgtattattttatgaaatcagAAGTTATTCTATACGCAAGCATTCTAAGTACAACGGTTATCTTTTGCATGGAAGATAGACCGAGTCTTCCAACATTATATCTTCTTTGGATGAAATAGGTTTTGTAAGCTTCTATCTCATGctgaataagaagaaaaagagaacgaCCCATATGAAATCTCCTTTGAAATAGATTCCAGAGATACATTGGTGATTCTGCAAAATAGTCACGAAATAGTTGTTCGTGCCCTTGTATATAATCACGCCTTATATACTTACGACGTTGACAAATACCACCACAAGTAGATGTTGATCCTCCATCTTTGTTGAGGACTATCTTGAACTCATCTTCAGAATAAGTAATGAAACAATTTGCAAAAGAAATAATGAGTCATTTAAAGATAAAAGTGAAGAATGAGGCCGGAACGAAAATCTTCTCTTAATCTCAAATGAAATGTTGGTTGCTCTGCATGTCAATGAAAGAGCAATTGCTCTTATTTATACACCAAAATATGACCGTtaggaaaatgacaaaaaatattaccattagAAGGACAAAAAAGTATTACTGTTGAGAATTTAACTATTACAAAATATCAATGTTGGAGAAGgcaaattttgacaaaaaattaaattattcttaaatacataataattttgaaaatattatcatacctACAAACaatgatttaaatttttgtttaaaatatttactgaGGGTAATAGttcaaaaaagaatgaaaaagacAAATGAGTGAATAATCAAGATTGTAAAGtgaagtaagagaaaaaaaaataatagaaaaaaattattttaatagaatagagatatGATAGGAAGTGAGATGTAGGATATTTTGAAAAGATGAGTAGTTCAAATTGGGAAAGACTTTTGACTAAAATTTAGCCATCCCAATGTGGATGTTCTAACCCAAAGATCCTACAATATGGTCATCCCAATCGATACCTGCCTACCAAAAATCCGATATGCATTAAGGCTAATATCTAGTTCCCTTTAACGTTGGATTAGGCTTGATGGCTACATTCCTATAAATGAAACTACTTGGAACCATGAGAAATCGCACTTTCAAGGTTATAAAGGCCCTTAAGGGTAGTGACAAGTGAAAACACggctattttcttttctttgagaaattctatttgcagtccccacttggggactgcatgtgcagaccctttattaaatgaaaaaaaacatcatttcaagagggatagtattataatttttaaaaaaattaaagataaaattacctaaacttgtattgcagtccccaaatggggactgtatctagcattgctcatcTTCTTTTCTCCTTAATATTCTTTTTCGTAGTTTGCTCTTTAAATCTTTCTTTACACATATTACCAGAAAAGAAGTCCAAAATTAAGGTCTCGCCTGGTTCCGAGACGCTACAAACTACAAAGTCAAATAACTAATACAATTTGCAAAATGCAGTTCTATGAAATTATGTCCAGGTTCTCGCATTATTAAAGAGGATGGTGATGAATTAATGCACTGCTGGTAAATGACAGCTGTAAACAAGTAATAGATTAATGTTCAAGGCAAACAGCAAATGTAAAATAATGCTTACATTGTCAAGCAATCAGTTGGAGATAAGAAACTAAAGTGAATGAACATTCTCGTACGTTAAGCTTATTTGTTTGCGGTACACTTTTAGGAAACTGAAGTGGGGCACCACAAACCAGACTGGGGTTCAGCATTTCTACAGGCAAGAATCTGATATCCTCCATCGACAACCTGCAGTTTTACTTGAGTTGAACCTTTTTTTTGGCACAATATATGGCTCATCTATCTTTGCATGTATCAAATGACTCTGTATCAGACCGTCCCTCTGATATATGGCTCAAGTCACCCCAGGGCATCCTTCAGCTTAAAGATCCAAGAAGCCAGAGTGTTGCACTTTATTATATCATGGCAACGAATTGAACACGGTCATTAAGATCTCTGTCCCCATATAAAACCACCAAAGGTACTTCCTCCCTTCTTCTCTTCTGGTTTATAAGACAGTCCGATTCTCAGCAACATCTCTGTCATGTATAATTTCCTTGCCAATCTATAGGAAATTCAACAAAATTTCTAAGTCCGCCAATTGATAAAAATTTGGAAAGCTTCAAGAAACCAAACTTCATCTCTAGCAACACATAAGAGATACTATGATGCATGACATATGTAACACAGAAACCACATACCTTCAGGCTTCAAGATATCAAGAACTCAATGGAAGAATCTCCTTCGACATCGGGCAGATCCGAGCTCCTCATACTCGGATTTAGTGACACACATTGCTTCAAAATCGGGACTGGATGCCAAAAGCGATCCCCCCCGCCAGACACCTAGTATGGGACTGAACAAGCATCACAAAGTTTTAAGCCCATGGGATGCAGTAGAatgtttgaaaacaaaatacGTAATTTACGAGGAAAATTTACTTTTCTTGAGTTGTCATCTTCACTTGGTAGTCATCAGGGACAAGAGGCCGAAGCTCCCTCTCTCTGTAATTTGATAaagcaataatataaaaattcaagTCTGAATTTgcttccaaaaaataaattcaagtctAAATAAAGCTTTATTAGTAATTTTGACTATAAatcacatgtaaaaaaaattgactaaaaTGAAATGGCAGAGTGATTAGAAGTTACAATCTCTCAGCAAATCGAGGAAATAACGTGCTTCCACCTGTTAAAATAATGCTGTCCAAACACAAAATTTAAACAGACATTGGTATTGAATTGATATATTTAACATAATTAGCATAGAGTCcaagagtttgaaaaaaaaaaacctttcatAGAGTATAGGGTGAAGATGAGGATGGCAAGAATTGACAGCTCGAACAATGCACTCTGCTAGCCCAGCCTGGTTCATTCCTGATTAATGGCTTCAAGTCAGACAATTTGTAAAAGTACCTCAAATAGGAGGCAATCGGCAGAAgttattaagattttatttctcACTAGATTTAACAACATTTCCAAAATGTTCCAAACAATTTCTTTCCAATTTTATTGCTCAAGAGGAAGCATGTAACAacttgaagaagttgaagaatCAACTTGAGGAAGCATGTAACTACCTTGATTCTAATGTTTACATCAAATTCTTCCATAAGTTCAAGGTCTTCTATACCTCCAATCCCAAGTataataaatgaagaagaatacAATTTCCCAGAAGTAAATCTAGATTTACAAGATTGGAAGATCCCCCAAACTCCAACCAAAGAATCTACAAAACAAGCTTTTCACCATTATCATTCTCATGTGATTACAATGTTAAAATTGTTGAACAAGTTTATGCTTTGAACAAAGAAGACGAGACAGAGCCCTTTCGTGTAAGAATCAAGGTAATTACAAACCTAGACCATGAACAGAAAAACTGACTGAAATCTTATCATACATAATTACCCAGCAATCCAACAAAAGCTAAattctacaaaaacaaaaactttgcTTCACAGATCAAACAGAAAACCCcctaaaatatacttaataacTGCAGGTATTGTAAGATTATACAGACCCAGATCCGCAGGATGGAAGAGCATCTCTGGGACAAGGAAGCGCTCATTTGTCAAGTCAAACTCCTGCACAAAgtaaagaaatattgaaaatcaataaaaatagacACGAATTGGCTGCTCCAAGGAAAGGGGTTACACCAGTACATTTTTGGTTAAATCAATTCTCTTTCGGTCCTCAGGTTTCTCTGTAACCTCAATGTGGTCCATATCCACCTTAGCTCCTAAGTTTGATGGTGGAGCCCCATCTGTCAGCGACAGGTATCTCTGCGCTTGGTCCGGGTCCTTAACAAAGCCCTTGGTGTGCGTAACACCGTCTGGAAGCACGTAAGTGCACCTCAACAAGTTTTTCTTCCCGGGCTTCCTATACGAAATGAAAATTCAATTACTCTAAGCTAcccaatatttcaaaaatacggAATTTAGAAATCGGTGGAGTGCCTGAGCTAGTAATAACCTTGCGACGCCAAGGTCACGCGCGACGTCGAGGGAGACGAAGCAGAGCTTCTCTTTGACATCGTCCATCAAGAAGGTCTCGTCCATGACGTTTACGGAACGGTAGGAGACGAGCTCCTTGAGGTAATTGGTGAGGGCTTTGCCTCCGAGGTCGATACGTTTGACGGCGTAGTTGAGGGTGAAGTTCTGGAACACGGGGGCAGCGTGGGTGAAGGAGAACCCGCAGTCAACCACGAGGCTGCACTGGGCCGCACCCCTCGAGACGACGTGGCGGCGGCTGGTCTCGTAGAGGTGGGCCAGGGAGGGGGAGTCGGCGACGTAAAGTGCTGAAAAGTTGAAGTCCTCGAAGACGAGCTCGTCCGTGGCGCGTTGGATGGAGGGCAAGTTGAAGAGGGGCTCGGTCAGTAGCAGTGAGGACTGAGAGGGGCTGATATGGAGGAGGGAGTTAAAGAGGTGAGCCCAGATGTCTCGCTGGAGGTCAGGGTTAATGAGGTAGCCGCGGTCGAGGGGACGACGCACAGCGGCTGAGGTGAGGTCCAGTGGGTCTTCGGAGGAGGAGGCGGCGATGGTGGGGGAGGGGTGGAGCCATTTCTTGGAGGAAAGGGGGCGGAGGAGGCAGTTGGGGAGGACGGTGGATGGGTCGCGTTCGCCGCCGAGACCGGCCTTGAGAAGGCCACCGCCATTGTCGAGGACGACGACCACGTTCGACATGTCTCCCGGGAAGTGAGAATGGGATTGGTACTGGATTTTTTGCATTTGTTCGAGTCTCGGTGTAGTAGGGCttttgaaactgaaaaaaattacttcaaaaaTCATTCCATCCTTCTAGTTTTAACGGAGTTAagattttaccaaaaataaataaataatgttatatgaTAGGAATATGATTAGATATTTTTAGagtatttaagtattttcatcttatattatataattaaaattatctatataGTAATGtgataacttttttaaactttcaaataaaacacaaaaagttATACtattctttcaaattaaaaaaaaaattatattcaataaaaattttaactttataatatatttattcaatattttttctcccattttttaaaatctaatcaaacatctcaacttaaatattCTAAGCATCCAAACACTATGAATGGGGAATGTTGCTGATGAAAGTTTGATGATCCCTCGGGATGGTGTATCTCGTACTTTTgacaatgagaaatgatacttgcagtcgtgagtgtgcaagcgtcgtgcagtcactttaaaaaaagtgaataaatatgagattcacatgaaaagaaattaattttttaataatagaccccactatttttcaaagcgactgcacggcgtttgcgcatttcacgactgtatataacattacgcTTAAAAACACATACATTTCGATACACATAATCGATACAAATCCTCGGCGGTTCTATCATCTTCCTAAGTTTAATTAGGAAGTCAATTAGTCacagaagattaaaaaaaattatacttgcCACATAGAAAGACCTAACAATGTCTGTGTTTCACAACTCATTTTATGAGCGAAGAAAAAAGGGACAAAAACTTAAAGACTAACTTAGTGAAAAGTCAAATGAACAAAACAGCCAGCGCCTGCGACCAAAGCAACTCACGACCCCGAGTACCTCTATAGTTAGACCTTTACCTTCCTCCAAATTTACATCATAAACTCGTACTTCTCCAGTCATGCTAAATGAAGGGAATCAATTGCCACCATGGATCAACAACAAATTGGTATTAAGATGTCACTAGCAAACCCTGCTGGGTTGAGTTGATGTATCCTAAGACTATAATACCTAAACTCCACAGCTTCCCTAGAAAATCTAATATGCTGCGACCGGGTATGCGGTCACATGAAAGAGATACATACACTGAAGTTCCTTGGTGAAAGTAGACATGGATCTGTCACCTTTGGGGTTGATCTGAACCAACTGTACCAGAAGTGGTGCTAGGTCCAGCACCATTTTCAGTCGGAGGGGAGGTGCCCCATTTTCCTTCTGACTCTAACGGCTCGATTATATGGACACCACCGTCTGTAAGACCTAATGCAAACTGATTTGGTTCGGATGGATGTGCCGCAACGACAAGAGGGTGCACTCTCATGCTGTAGAAGTTATGTCGATGGCTAAGTCAAAGATAAGCACAATACAAATCAAATGGCTGAATCCAAATTGGATAATAGTACACACCTGGGGTTGGGAGGTAGATAAGCAGTTGGATTTATTCGACATCTCAGTCTTAGCGTTGAAGCAGTCAGAACACCCACACTTCCATCTTCAAAGCTCACGTATATTGACTGGCTATCACAGGAATACGTAGCATGCGTGATTGGACCACTAGCTTCCCGTGGGACCCACTGTTTGAGAAAACACAGTTTAAAAAGAAGCTATCAGTGGCCTTGAACTACATAAAACTAAATTCAAAATCACATTGTTGGTTTGGACAACAAATGACAAAGCTTGCATAAATACCCAATGCTTTCAATATAATTATCATatgcaattaaaataaaaaaatctatagcAGGGTGagtaaatttgtaaaatacaaTAGGTGTCTAGTTTCATGCATGCTATCTctgtatgcatgtatttatataaCTGGCACACCTGCTTAAGGCAATCTAATTTAGGTGCATCATATATGGCTATCTGCGTTTCGTGAACAACCAGCAAATGTATCTGATCTAGATGAAATTGAACTCGTGTATCTACAAGAGGAGCTGCAGCTCCCCCACTTGGAATCTGCACGAATTTACTAGCCTGCTTCTCCCATCCATCTGTGTTCCAAACACATAGctgtaaagaaaaaataaaaaccaaaaataaaaataaaaaggtgagATGGAGATTTTTGAGTTGATGTATCCACTAGGAATTACTTGGTCAAATTACTCAAATTTTCTCCATTATTGAAAAGGCACAGGaggacaaaaagaaaatggcttaagttattttttaattattgtttttgagaGAAGTGCAAAGGCATTAAAAAAAGGCTTGTGAAATAGTGACGCAAGGGAAGTAAATAGAACTGTTTCCTGTGACATTCATTTTAGAAAAGCATTCTGCAGTCTCCGCCTGCACTTGTGGTCCTAACCAAAAGATCTTAACATGAACAGTGATGAATGGTAACTAAAAAAGAACCAAGTGTCAGCCAAACATGAATGCAGTTGAGGCCTTGTAAGTACTTCAGCAGCTGGTTGGTTAGTATAACGCAACTCTTATGTATTTTACCTGAGAATCAGCTCCCGATGAAACAAGCACATTTAGAGTGTGAGAGAAGGCAAGGCCTGTAATTCTTTTCTGATGACCTTTCAGCTTGGTCTTAACCTGTGGTAATGAAGCATGCAAATTGTTATGAATCCCAAATGCCAGTTATTTATTACAGATTTAACTTGCACGTTCCAAATTTAGTAACATAGAGTAAGACCTCATCCACCCGAACATTATAGATTTGAATAGAAGAGTCTTCCATGCCAATGGCAATAATGTTATTGTCTTGAGGGTGAAATGCAAGAAATGTAGCTGCTGGAGGTGGGGGCATGAATGTTGTCATTGTCTGCAATTGAGgaagcatcacaaaaaatatgatCACATATAAAGAAgcaaatttattgaaaatgtACGAATATGTCAAGAGCTCCCCACTAAAAATCTAACCAATATAAGATCTGGTAAGTAATGTGCCTTCTGCTGGTTTTTTCCCCCAACACAATATACTTCGAAAAAAGTACAGCTATTCTCATATCCTGAATACCAAATTAGACAACTATTCATTATGATAatgatcttcaaaccaatcaAAGGTTTCAaggatggaattttttttataggtaagatgaattttatttataatcaagaaaaaagaagcatGGGCATTATCACAGTACATAGGGAGTATACTTTGAGTATGGCTGATGGGGGAGAGAGAATAGGTCAAAAAACTCTTGAATACTAAAATTGGAAATTTTCAATGATGGATTTTTAGCAGAAAATTATTTCTGCGGCTACTTGGTAGATTATCCTTGATAACAGCTTCCACACATCACGACTGTTTGGTAATTTCTAGGAAAAGAACTACTTAGGATGGTAATTCTTTTCCTTGTAGTAGTACTTGGAAGACTAAAGTGTCTCTAAAAACAGATTTTTCAATGAAGATCCTCACCATGGAGAACCTAAGGAAACATCAGATTATTGCAGTTGATTGTTGTAGGGGTAAAAAGAGTGGGGAATTTGTAGGATCATTTGCTACTTCATTGCAAGATTACCAAGCCtctatggaatttttttttttttttttttaggcagaGCTGGGTTA carries:
- the LOC108995644 gene encoding actin-related protein 6, which produces MIFEVIFFSFKSPTTPRLEQMQKIQYQSHSHFPGDMSNVVVVLDNGGGLLKAGLGGERDPSTVLPNCLLRPLSSKKWLHPSPTIAASSSEDPLDLTSAAVRRPLDRGYLINPDLQRDIWAHLFNSLLHISPSQSSLLLTEPLFNLPSIQRATDELVFEDFNFSALYVADSPSLAHLYETSRRHVVSRGAAQCSLVVDCGFSFTHAAPVFQNFTLNYAVKRIDLGGKALTNYLKELVSYRSVNVMDETFLMDDVKEKLCFVSLDVARDLGVARKPGKKNLLRCTYVLPDGVTHTKGFVKDPDQAQRYLSLTDGAPPSNLGAKVDMDHIEVTEKPEDRKRIDLTKNEFDLTNERFLVPEMLFHPADLGMNQAGLAECIVRAVNSCHPHLHPILYESIILTGGSTLFPRFAERLERELRPLVPDDYQVKMTTQENPILGVWRGGSLLASSPDFEAMCVTKSEYEELGSARCRRRFFH